From one Streptomyces sp. CA-210063 genomic stretch:
- a CDS encoding glycosyltransferase produces MTSHIAMFSIAAHGHVNPSLEVIRELVARGHRVTYAIPPAFAEKVAQTGAEPKLWHSTLPGPDADPEAWGTTLLDNVEPFLNDAIQALPQLLEAYEGDEPDLVLHDITAYPALVLAHRWGVKAISLSPNLVAWTGYEEEVAEPMWAEPKKTERGQAYYARFQAWLEENGITEHPDPFVGRPARSLVLIPKALQPNADRVDESRYTFVGACQGDRAAQVDWTRPAAAEKVLLVSLGSSFTKQPDFYRECVKAFGDLPGWHMVLQVGRHVDPAELGEIPANVDVRDWVPQLAILKQADAFITHAGAGGSQEGLATATPMVAVPQAVDQFGNADMLQSLGVARHLPMGEVTAETLREAVLALVDDPEVARRLREIQQGMAGEGGTRRAADLIEAELR; encoded by the coding sequence ATGACCTCCCACATCGCCATGTTCTCCATCGCCGCCCACGGCCACGTGAACCCGAGCCTCGAAGTGATCCGGGAGCTGGTGGCCCGCGGCCACCGGGTGACGTACGCGATCCCGCCGGCCTTCGCGGAGAAGGTGGCGCAGACGGGTGCCGAGCCGAAGCTCTGGCACTCGACGCTGCCCGGCCCCGACGCCGATCCCGAGGCGTGGGGCACCACGCTCCTCGACAACGTGGAGCCCTTCCTGAACGACGCGATCCAGGCCCTGCCGCAGCTCCTCGAGGCGTACGAGGGCGACGAGCCCGACCTCGTGCTGCACGACATCACCGCCTACCCGGCGCTCGTCCTCGCCCACCGCTGGGGCGTGAAGGCGATTTCGCTCTCCCCGAACCTGGTCGCCTGGACCGGCTACGAGGAAGAGGTCGCCGAACCCATGTGGGCCGAGCCGAAGAAGACGGAACGCGGCCAGGCGTACTACGCCCGCTTCCAGGCCTGGCTGGAGGAGAACGGGATCACCGAGCACCCCGACCCGTTCGTCGGCCGGCCCGCCCGCTCCCTGGTCCTCATCCCCAAGGCCCTCCAGCCGAACGCCGACCGGGTCGACGAGAGCCGCTACACCTTCGTCGGCGCCTGTCAGGGCGACCGTGCGGCACAGGTCGACTGGACGCGGCCGGCGGCCGCGGAGAAGGTGCTGCTCGTCTCGCTCGGGTCGTCCTTCACCAAGCAGCCCGACTTCTATCGCGAGTGTGTGAAAGCCTTCGGCGACCTGCCCGGCTGGCACATGGTGCTCCAGGTCGGCAGGCACGTCGACCCGGCCGAGCTGGGTGAGATCCCGGCCAACGTGGACGTGCGGGACTGGGTGCCGCAACTGGCGATCCTCAAGCAGGCCGACGCGTTCATCACCCACGCGGGCGCCGGCGGCAGTCAGGAAGGGCTCGCCACCGCCACGCCCATGGTCGCCGTACCGCAGGCCGTCGACCAGTTCGGCAACGCCGACATGCTTCAGTCGCTCGGCGTTGCCCGCCATCTGCCCATGGGGGAGGTGACGGCCGAGACCCTGCGCGAGGCGGTCCTCGCCCTCGTCGACGACCCCGAAGTCGCGCGCAGGCTCAGGGAGATACAGCAGGGCATGGCGGGGGAGGGCGGCACCCGGCGGGCGGCCGATCTGATCGAGGCGGAGCTTCGGTAA
- a CDS encoding ABC transporter substrate-binding protein has translation MRARWLITALLLCLLVGGCTGDDGGFADGRVTLRFQSLAWQEESVAANKELVKEWNATHPDVEVEYVQGSWDSVHDQLLTSFEGGEAPDIIHDASDDLADFAYGGYLADLRELLPERLTSDIPRHSWETTTFGDGIYGVPFLQEPRVLIANATWLRESGVRIPTPEDPWTWEEFREAAEELSGDGKYGVAWPLKEPVSATLNLSLSAGGQLFHRDEDGRVEVRFEAADAVVPKTVHDEVNTDESASGTTLGMGGSDTLPGFFGGRYAMVPLGFSYRQQIVQQAPEGFDWQVLPAPAGADGLTQGVSPQTLSVAEDSPHKKEAAEFIDFLLRPENMVRLALGDWMLPTGTEALKDPALRTTEYDWATGTALAAHLRSAPAQSVRGYPEWKDKVATPAFQEYYSGAIDLDELRERLEKDGNLVLARYQR, from the coding sequence ATGCGCGCACGATGGCTGATCACGGCCCTGCTGCTGTGCCTCCTGGTCGGCGGCTGCACCGGCGACGACGGCGGCTTTGCCGACGGCCGCGTCACCCTCCGCTTCCAGTCCCTGGCCTGGCAGGAGGAGTCCGTCGCGGCCAACAAGGAGCTGGTGAAGGAGTGGAACGCGACCCACCCCGACGTCGAGGTCGAGTACGTACAGGGGTCTTGGGACAGCGTCCACGACCAGCTGCTCACCTCCTTCGAGGGCGGTGAGGCGCCGGACATCATCCATGACGCCTCCGACGACCTCGCGGACTTCGCGTACGGCGGCTACCTCGCCGATCTGCGTGAGCTGCTGCCCGAGCGGCTCACGTCGGACATCCCGCGGCACAGTTGGGAGACGACGACCTTCGGGGACGGTATCTACGGGGTGCCGTTCCTCCAGGAGCCGAGGGTCCTGATCGCCAACGCCACGTGGCTCCGCGAGTCGGGCGTGCGCATTCCGACCCCCGAGGACCCATGGACCTGGGAGGAGTTCCGCGAAGCCGCCGAGGAGCTGAGCGGCGACGGGAAGTACGGCGTCGCCTGGCCGTTGAAGGAGCCGGTGTCGGCCACGCTCAACCTGTCGCTGTCGGCGGGCGGACAGCTGTTCCACCGGGACGAGGACGGCAGGGTCGAGGTCCGCTTCGAGGCGGCCGACGCGGTCGTACCGAAGACCGTGCACGACGAGGTGAACACCGACGAGAGCGCGTCGGGCACCACGCTCGGCATGGGCGGCTCCGACACGCTGCCCGGCTTCTTCGGCGGCAGGTACGCGATGGTCCCGCTCGGCTTCTCCTACCGTCAGCAGATCGTCCAGCAGGCACCCGAGGGCTTCGACTGGCAGGTGCTGCCCGCCCCGGCGGGCGCCGACGGCCTCACCCAGGGCGTCAGCCCGCAGACCCTCTCCGTCGCCGAGGACAGCCCCCACAAGAAGGAGGCCGCCGAGTTCATCGACTTCCTCCTGCGCCCCGAGAACATGGTCCGCCTCGCCCTCGGCGACTGGATGCTCCCGACCGGCACCGAGGCCCTGAAGGACCCCGCCCTGCGCACGACCGAGTACGACTGGGCCACCGGCACCGCCCTCGCCGCACACCTCCGCTCCGCCCCCGCCCAGTCCGTCCGCGGCTACCCGGAATGGAAGGACAAGGTCGCGACCCCCGCGTTCCAGGAGTACTACAGCGGCGCGATCGACCTCGACGAGCTGCGGGAACGGCTGGAGAAGGACGGCAACCTGGTGCTGGCCCGCTATCAGCGCTGA
- a CDS encoding DUF1697 domain-containing protein codes for MTTYAALLRGINVGGSKKVPMADLRTLLTGLGHTGVATYLQSGNVVFTSDHGDEDSLATEITTAIEKHFGFTVDVLVRDHAYLESVREACPFPAAELEGKQLHVTYFSEPVGEDRFESIDQQAFLPEEFRLGDRALYLYAPDGLGRSKLAETLSKPRLLKGLVATTRNWNTVVKLAELTKAG; via the coding sequence ATGACGACGTACGCGGCGCTTCTGCGCGGGATCAACGTGGGCGGCAGCAAGAAGGTCCCGATGGCCGACCTCCGCACCCTCCTGACCGGCCTCGGCCACACCGGCGTGGCCACCTACCTCCAGAGCGGCAACGTGGTCTTCACCAGCGACCACGGCGACGAGGACTCCCTCGCCACCGAGATCACCACCGCCATCGAGAAGCACTTCGGCTTCACCGTGGACGTCCTGGTACGCGACCACGCCTATCTGGAGTCCGTACGGGAGGCCTGCCCCTTCCCCGCGGCGGAGCTGGAGGGCAAGCAACTCCACGTCACCTACTTCTCCGAGCCGGTGGGGGAGGACCGCTTCGAGTCCATCGACCAACAGGCGTTCCTCCCGGAGGAGTTCAGACTCGGAGACCGTGCCCTGTACCTCTACGCTCCCGACGGCCTGGGCCGCTCCAAGCTGGCGGAGACCCTGTCGAAGCCCCGCCTCCTGAAGGGCCTGGTGGCGACGACCCGTAACTGGAACACGGTGGTGAAACTGGCGGAGCTGACAAAGGCCGGTTGA
- a CDS encoding GNAT family N-acetyltransferase, which produces MTTAPISLREMRDSDLPVFWKHASDLEAQQIAAFTGEYHYDRGLFDSHWAKIRAHPDVLMRTVLADDEVVGHVSVYGPSDEREVTYWIDRAYWGRGVATAALTALIGLDGSRPLHAYAAADNTGSIRVLEKCGFVIAGHERGFARARAGEIDEVVLVLT; this is translated from the coding sequence ATGACCACCGCCCCGATCTCCCTCCGCGAAATGCGTGACAGCGACCTGCCCGTCTTCTGGAAGCACGCGTCCGACCTCGAGGCACAGCAGATTGCCGCTTTCACCGGGGAGTACCACTACGACCGGGGGCTCTTCGACAGCCACTGGGCGAAGATCCGCGCCCACCCGGACGTCCTGATGCGCACCGTGCTCGCCGACGACGAGGTGGTCGGCCATGTCTCGGTGTACGGGCCGTCGGACGAACGTGAGGTCACCTACTGGATCGACCGGGCGTACTGGGGCCGTGGCGTGGCCACGGCGGCGCTCACCGCCCTGATCGGCCTCGACGGCTCCCGGCCCCTGCACGCCTACGCGGCGGCCGACAACACGGGCTCGATCCGCGTGCTGGAGAAGTGCGGTTTCGTCATCGCCGGCCACGAGCGAGGTTTCGCCCGGGCCCGCGCCGGTGAGATCGACGAAGTGGTCCTCGTCCTGACCTGA
- a CDS encoding carbohydrate ABC transporter permease has protein sequence MRTSGAARTGQYVALLAYLVFLAFPFLWLVSTAFKPARELGSLHPTWIPENPTLANFRQAFDEQPLLDAALNSLVAALGAAVVAVLIATPMAYVMARHRTTLSRMATGWVVVSQAFPFVLVIIPLFLVLKNLRLINSVPGLIMVYVVWALPFALWMLVGYVRAVPAELEEAAAVDGAGKLRTLVSVTAPLLAPGIVATALFAFITAWNEFFFALVLLKTPEKQTLPVVLTHFIGAEGVADLGPLAAAAFLATLPSLVVFAVIQKRITGGMLAGAVKS, from the coding sequence ATGAGGACCAGCGGAGCGGCACGGACCGGCCAGTACGTGGCCCTTCTCGCGTATCTCGTCTTCCTCGCGTTCCCCTTCCTCTGGCTGGTCTCCACCGCCTTCAAACCCGCCCGCGAGCTGGGCAGTCTCCACCCGACCTGGATCCCGGAAAACCCGACCCTCGCCAACTTCCGGCAGGCCTTCGACGAACAGCCCCTGCTGGACGCCGCGCTCAACTCGCTGGTCGCGGCACTCGGCGCGGCCGTCGTCGCCGTACTGATCGCGACCCCGATGGCGTACGTCATGGCCCGGCACCGCACGACGCTGTCGCGGATGGCGACCGGGTGGGTGGTGGTCAGCCAGGCGTTCCCGTTCGTGCTGGTGATCATCCCGCTGTTCCTGGTGCTGAAGAACCTCCGGCTGATCAACTCCGTGCCCGGACTGATCATGGTGTACGTGGTGTGGGCCCTGCCGTTCGCGCTGTGGATGCTGGTCGGCTATGTCCGGGCCGTGCCCGCCGAGCTGGAGGAGGCGGCGGCGGTCGACGGGGCCGGGAAGCTGCGGACGCTGGTGTCGGTGACGGCGCCGCTGCTGGCACCGGGCATCGTGGCGACGGCGCTGTTCGCGTTCATCACCGCGTGGAACGAGTTCTTCTTCGCGCTCGTGCTGCTCAAGACCCCGGAGAAACAGACCCTGCCGGTCGTGCTCACGCACTTCATCGGCGCGGAGGGCGTGGCCGACCTCGGCCCGCTGGCCGCCGCCGCGTTCCTCGCGACGCTGCCCTCCCTGGTCGTCTTCGCGGTCATCCAGAAACGGATCACGGGCGGCATGCTCGCCGGGGCGGTGAAGAGCTGA
- a CDS encoding carbohydrate ABC transporter permease, translated as MTLATATPKRPRPAERRTSAKDEERRLLDHGAWFLVLPALIPILVLSVGPLLYGIALAFTDAQSGRTEPTQWIGTLNFQDLLHDTLFWDSFRIGLLWAVGVTVPQFLLALGLALLLNQRLRLRWLARALAIIPWAMPEVVVGIMWRLVYNPDAGILNETLRDLGLGDGRDWLSGLATALPAVMVVGVWAGMPQTTVALLAGLQNTPRELHEAAAMDGAGAWRRFRTVTWPAIRPIALAISALNLIWNFNSFALVYVLTNGGPGGRTRLPMLFAYEEAFRYGQFGYAAAMGCVMVAVISVLLALHLVGRLRRGGDA; from the coding sequence ATGACATTGGCGACCGCGACGCCGAAGCGCCCGCGACCGGCCGAGCGGCGCACCTCGGCCAAGGACGAGGAGCGGCGCCTTCTCGACCACGGCGCCTGGTTCCTGGTGCTGCCCGCGCTGATCCCCATCCTGGTGCTCAGCGTCGGACCGCTGCTGTACGGGATCGCCCTGGCCTTCACCGACGCGCAGTCCGGCCGGACCGAGCCCACCCAGTGGATCGGCACGCTCAACTTCCAGGATCTGCTGCACGACACCCTGTTCTGGGACTCGTTCCGGATCGGCCTGCTGTGGGCGGTCGGGGTGACCGTGCCGCAGTTCCTGCTCGCGCTCGGCCTCGCCCTGCTCCTCAACCAGCGGTTACGACTGCGCTGGCTGGCGCGGGCGCTCGCGATCATCCCGTGGGCCATGCCCGAGGTGGTCGTCGGCATCATGTGGCGCCTCGTCTACAACCCGGACGCGGGCATCCTCAACGAGACCCTCCGCGACCTGGGCCTCGGCGACGGCCGCGACTGGCTGAGCGGACTGGCCACCGCCCTGCCCGCCGTCATGGTGGTCGGCGTCTGGGCGGGCATGCCCCAGACCACCGTCGCCCTGCTCGCCGGCCTGCAGAACACCCCGCGCGAACTGCACGAGGCCGCCGCGATGGACGGCGCGGGCGCCTGGCGCCGCTTCCGCACGGTCACCTGGCCCGCCATCAGACCCATCGCCCTCGCCATCTCGGCGCTCAACCTGATCTGGAACTTCAACTCCTTCGCCCTGGTCTACGTCCTGACCAACGGCGGACCGGGCGGCCGCACCCGCCTGCCGATGCTCTTCGCGTACGAGGAGGCCTTCCGCTACGGGCAGTTCGGGTACGCGGCGGCGATGGGATGTGTGATGGTCGCGGTGATCTCGGTCCTCCTCGCCCTCCATCTGGTCGGCCGGCTGCGGCGGGGCGGTGACGCATGA
- a CDS encoding CDP-alcohol phosphatidyltransferase family protein: MRRDIPDLAEVRRITQKKRDAWWTVLLVDPVATPLVRWTATYTRITPNQLTWGAFLLGLVSAAFFALGDWRWLIAGAVVYHLSFILDCMDGKVARLTGQGSVFGAWLDFVFDRIRVAACSVALMAGQYHRTGETFYIWLAAAVIGCDALRYINSLETFKVRHTMRKQIKARLREARRAENERELAFMEDLLRENPEADIEQDVRTAAAEVTQAAPQTQVVDLHQEFRRRFPAYLRVRSFLLRHRVRPHLISGIEFQMGVFMIGPIVDSVMAATVVSGALLLVFELAIIYKLLLSTRDFARTLDSFDQGDVAQAA; encoded by the coding sequence ATGCGCCGAGACATACCCGACCTCGCGGAAGTGCGCCGCATCACGCAGAAGAAGCGTGACGCCTGGTGGACCGTGCTGCTCGTCGACCCGGTCGCCACCCCGCTGGTGCGGTGGACCGCGACGTACACGAGGATCACGCCCAACCAGCTGACGTGGGGCGCCTTCCTGCTGGGCCTTGTCTCGGCCGCCTTCTTCGCGCTGGGCGACTGGCGCTGGCTGATCGCCGGCGCCGTCGTCTACCACCTGAGCTTCATCCTCGACTGCATGGACGGCAAGGTCGCCCGGCTCACCGGCCAGGGCTCCGTGTTCGGCGCCTGGCTCGACTTCGTCTTCGACCGGATCCGGGTGGCGGCCTGCTCGGTCGCCCTGATGGCCGGGCAGTACCACCGCACGGGCGAGACCTTCTACATCTGGCTCGCCGCCGCCGTCATCGGCTGCGACGCGCTCCGCTACATCAACTCCCTGGAGACCTTCAAGGTCCGTCACACCATGCGCAAGCAGATCAAGGCCAGGCTCCGCGAGGCCCGCCGCGCCGAGAACGAGCGCGAACTCGCCTTCATGGAGGACCTGCTGCGCGAGAACCCCGAGGCCGACATCGAACAGGACGTCCGCACGGCCGCCGCCGAGGTCACCCAGGCAGCGCCGCAGACCCAGGTCGTCGACCTGCACCAGGAGTTCCGCCGCCGCTTCCCGGCCTACCTCCGCGTACGCTCCTTCCTGCTGCGCCACCGCGTCCGCCCTCACCTGATCAGCGGCATCGAGTTCCAGATGGGCGTCTTCATGATCGGCCCGATCGTCGACTCGGTGATGGCCGCGACCGTCGTCTCCGGCGCCCTGCTGCTCGTCTTCGAACTGGCCATCATCTACAAACTGCTGCTGTCCACCCGTGACTTCGCCCGCACCCTCGACTCGTTCGACCAGGGGGACGTGGCCCAGGCGGCCTGA
- a CDS encoding ABC transporter permease — MASTETKSDAVPGEETDDLAGLEAGLDALDSVQTGRPPLRQVLVQKVLPPITAVALVLAVWQLLVLAEVAPAYKLPAPSEVWEEVRDAWLQGTLLESVWTSVSRGLLGFLAALAIGTPLGLLVARVRIVRAAIGPILSGLQSLPSVAWVPPAVVWLGLEPSVMYTVILLGAVPSIANGLVSGIDQVPPLFLRAGRTLGATGLKGTWHIVMPAALPGYVAGLKQGWAFSWRSLMAAEIIAKAPDIGSGLGQMLEAGRTNSSMSQVFLAIFLILIVGIAIDLLIFSPLERWVLRSRGLLVSR; from the coding sequence ATGGCCAGCACTGAGACCAAGAGCGACGCCGTTCCCGGCGAGGAGACGGACGACCTCGCCGGCCTGGAGGCGGGCCTCGACGCGCTCGACTCGGTACAGACCGGGCGTCCGCCACTGCGCCAGGTACTCGTCCAGAAGGTGCTGCCCCCGATCACCGCGGTCGCCCTGGTGCTGGCGGTCTGGCAGCTCCTCGTCCTGGCGGAGGTCGCGCCGGCCTACAAACTGCCCGCGCCGTCCGAGGTGTGGGAGGAAGTCCGGGATGCCTGGCTCCAGGGCACGCTCCTGGAGTCCGTCTGGACCAGCGTCTCCCGTGGTCTGCTGGGCTTCCTCGCGGCCCTGGCGATCGGCACCCCGCTGGGTCTGCTGGTGGCCCGCGTCCGGATCGTCCGCGCGGCGATCGGCCCCATCCTCTCCGGTCTGCAGTCGCTGCCGTCGGTGGCCTGGGTGCCGCCCGCGGTGGTCTGGCTGGGCCTGGAGCCGTCGGTGATGTACACGGTGATCCTGCTCGGCGCGGTCCCGTCGATCGCCAACGGTCTGGTGTCCGGCATCGACCAGGTGCCGCCGCTGTTCCTGCGGGCCGGCCGCACCCTGGGCGCGACGGGCCTGAAGGGGACCTGGCACATCGTGATGCCGGCGGCGCTGCCCGGTTATGTGGCCGGTCTGAAGCAGGGCTGGGCGTTCTCGTGGCGCTCGCTGATGGCCGCCGAGATCATCGCCAAGGCACCCGACATCGGCTCGGGACTCGGTCAGATGCTGGAGGCGGGCCGCACCAACAGCAGCATGTCCCAGGTCTTCCTCGCCATCTTCCTCATCCTGATCGTCGGCATCGCCATCGACCTGCTGATCTTCAGCCCGCTGGAGCGATGGGTGCTCCGCAGCCGCGGTCTCCTCGTGAGCCGCTGA
- a CDS encoding sirohydrochlorin chelatase: protein MSRSPVLLVIAHGSRDPRHAASVHALVRRVRAMRPGLRVETGFLDFNIPSVQGVLESLAEEGVRDVVALPLLLTRAFHAKADIPAVLREAPPRLRIRQAEVLGPSPLLLSALERRLYQAGLSPADKSSTGVVLASAGSTDPEAIAVIADIAREWWHTGWCAVRPAFASASLPRTEDAVRELRALGCERVAVAPYVLAPGFLPDRIARGAARADVLGEVLGAAPEVARLLLRRYDEASTRALPRTRVGATA, encoded by the coding sequence ATGAGCCGCAGTCCCGTCCTCCTCGTCATCGCCCACGGCAGCCGCGATCCGCGGCACGCCGCGAGCGTCCACGCCCTCGTACGGCGTGTGCGGGCGATGCGGCCGGGGCTGCGGGTGGAGACCGGCTTCCTGGACTTCAACATCCCCTCCGTCCAAGGGGTGCTGGAGTCGCTGGCCGAGGAAGGCGTACGGGACGTGGTGGCGCTCCCCCTGCTCCTGACCCGCGCCTTCCACGCCAAGGCGGACATCCCGGCGGTCCTGCGGGAGGCCCCGCCGCGCCTGCGCATCCGCCAGGCGGAGGTCCTCGGTCCCTCGCCCCTGCTGCTGTCGGCCCTCGAACGCCGGCTGTACCAGGCGGGGCTGAGCCCCGCCGACAAGTCCTCGACCGGGGTCGTCCTGGCCTCGGCGGGGTCCACCGACCCGGAGGCGATCGCGGTGATCGCCGACATCGCGCGGGAGTGGTGGCACACCGGTTGGTGCGCCGTGCGACCCGCGTTCGCCTCCGCATCCCTCCCCCGCACCGAGGACGCCGTACGGGAACTGCGGGCGCTCGGCTGCGAACGCGTCGCCGTCGCGCCGTACGTCCTCGCCCCCGGCTTCCTGCCGGACCGCATCGCGCGCGGCGCGGCGCGGGCGGATGTCCTCGGCGAGGTGCTGGGGGCCGCGCCGGAGGTGGCGCGGCTGCTGCTGCGCAGGTACGACGAGGCGTCCACGAGGGCGCTGCCGCGGACGCGGGTGGGCGCGACCGCCTGA
- a CDS encoding ABC transporter ATP-binding protein, protein MATTIAKAADGVQDAVEHAARIEHVSKSFAGPAGQQLVLDDITLDVAPGEFVTLLGASGCGKSTLLNLVAGLDEPSAGSITTDGRPALMFQEHALFPWLTAGKNIELALKLRGVAKNERRERTEELLGLVRLQGAYGKRVHELSGGMRQRVALARALAQESKLLLMDEPFAALDAITRDVLHDELTRIWRETQVSVLFVTHNVREAVRLAERVVLLSSRPGRVAREWTVGIPQPRRIEDTAVAELSVEITEELRREIRRHGQH, encoded by the coding sequence ATGGCCACCACAATCGCCAAGGCCGCCGACGGCGTCCAGGACGCGGTCGAGCACGCCGCCCGTATCGAGCACGTGTCGAAGTCCTTCGCCGGACCCGCCGGGCAGCAGCTCGTCCTCGACGACATCACCCTCGATGTCGCACCGGGCGAGTTCGTCACCCTCCTGGGGGCCTCGGGCTGCGGCAAGTCGACGCTGCTGAACCTGGTCGCCGGGCTCGACGAGCCGAGCGCGGGCAGCATCACGACCGACGGGCGTCCGGCCCTGATGTTCCAGGAGCACGCCCTGTTCCCGTGGCTGACCGCGGGCAAGAACATCGAACTCGCCCTGAAGCTCAGGGGGGTCGCGAAGAACGAGCGGCGCGAGCGGACCGAGGAGCTGCTCGGGCTGGTCCGGCTCCAGGGCGCGTACGGCAAGCGGGTGCACGAGCTGTCGGGCGGTATGCGCCAGCGTGTCGCCCTGGCCCGCGCGCTGGCGCAGGAGAGCAAGCTGCTGCTGATGGACGAGCCGTTCGCCGCACTCGACGCCATCACCCGGGACGTGCTCCACGACGAGCTGACCCGGATCTGGAGGGAGACCCAGGTCTCGGTGCTGTTCGTGACGCACAACGTACGTGAGGCGGTTCGGCTCGCCGAGCGGGTCGTCCTGCTGTCCTCGCGCCCCGGCCGGGTGGCCCGCGAGTGGACCGTGGGCATTCCGCAGCCGCGCCGTATCGAGGACACCGCCGTGGCGGAGCTGTCCGTCGAGATCACCGAAGAACTGCGTAGGGAGATCCGCCGCCATGGCCAGCACTGA
- a CDS encoding ketopantoate reductase family protein, whose protein sequence is MRHIVIGAGAVGGAIGGRLAQAGHEVVLVARGAHYTALRDRGLRLITPDGAHTHHLPTVDGPAALGDLRPDDVLLLAVKTQDTESALTVWAPAPVAGGGTAAERLPLVCAQNGVESQRLALRRFRQVYGVCVWLPSTFVEPGVVSAAGTPLTGMLHLGRYPHGTDDTAHRIAADLAKSHFESPVVPDVQRWQYAKLLGNLANALEAVSGPLDNEEARALYARVRAEGERVLDAAGIPYASAEEQRATRGDKITLVPLDGVPRGGGSSWQSLTRGTGTIEADHLNGEIALLGRLHGVPTPLNELLQRLANTFAHEHKEAGSLPLPRLTRMADEAVASVRED, encoded by the coding sequence ATGCGACATATCGTCATCGGCGCGGGCGCGGTAGGCGGAGCCATCGGCGGACGCCTCGCCCAGGCCGGCCACGAGGTGGTCCTCGTGGCCCGCGGCGCCCACTACACGGCCCTGCGCGACCGAGGCCTCCGCCTCATCACCCCCGACGGCGCCCACACCCACCACCTCCCCACGGTCGACGGCCCCGCCGCCCTCGGGGACCTCCGCCCCGACGACGTACTGCTGCTCGCCGTGAAAACCCAGGACACGGAGTCGGCCCTCACCGTCTGGGCCCCCGCCCCGGTGGCCGGCGGCGGCACCGCGGCGGAGCGCCTCCCGCTGGTCTGCGCCCAGAACGGCGTCGAGAGCCAGCGTCTCGCCCTGCGCCGCTTCCGCCAGGTGTACGGCGTCTGCGTCTGGCTGCCCTCCACGTTCGTCGAACCCGGCGTCGTGTCGGCCGCCGGCACCCCGCTCACCGGCATGCTCCACCTCGGCCGCTACCCCCACGGCACCGACGACACGGCCCACCGCATCGCCGCCGACCTGGCGAAGTCCCACTTCGAGTCCCCGGTCGTCCCCGACGTACAGCGCTGGCAGTACGCCAAACTGCTGGGCAACCTGGCCAACGCCCTCGAAGCCGTCAGCGGCCCGCTCGACAACGAAGAGGCCCGGGCGCTGTACGCCAGGGTGCGGGCGGAGGGCGAGCGGGTGCTCGACGCCGCCGGGATCCCGTACGCGTCCGCCGAGGAACAGCGGGCGACCCGCGGCGACAAGATCACCCTGGTCCCGCTGGACGGCGTCCCGCGCGGCGGCGGCTCCTCCTGGCAGTCCCTCACCCGCGGCACCGGCACCATCGAGGCCGACCACCTCAACGGCGAGATCGCCCTGCTGGGCCGCCTCCACGGCGTACCGACCCCGCTCAACGAGCTGCTGCAACGGCTCGCGAACACGTTCGCCCATGAGCACAAGGAGGCCGGTTCACTGCCCCTGCCGAGGCTGACGCGCATGGCGGACGAGGCTGTCGCGTCTGTCCGAGAGGACTGA
- a CDS encoding phosphotransferase enzyme family protein — MDEARARDVLVAAGVLPGAAGEARLLALGENAVFAADDLVVKVGRDAELLDRARRELAVAVWLAEAGVPAVRAAESEALLVEGHPVTVWHRLPDPVCPAGPRDLAELLRLVHALPTPPLALPRRELLGGVERWLRLAGDAIDPADAAYLRERRDGFAAAATALTPHLPPGPIHGDALPRNVHVGPDGPVLVDLETFSGDLREHDLVVMALSHDRYGLPAEDYDAFTATYGWDVRAWEGCSVLRGARETASCAWVAQHAPTNPKALAEFERRVASLRDGDETVRWYPF; from the coding sequence ATGGACGAGGCACGGGCGCGGGACGTACTGGTCGCGGCCGGTGTGCTGCCCGGTGCGGCCGGGGAGGCGCGACTGCTCGCCCTGGGGGAGAACGCGGTGTTCGCCGCCGATGACCTGGTCGTCAAGGTGGGCCGCGACGCCGAACTCCTCGACCGGGCCCGCCGCGAACTGGCCGTCGCGGTCTGGCTCGCCGAGGCGGGCGTCCCCGCCGTGCGGGCCGCCGAGTCCGAGGCCCTGCTCGTGGAGGGGCACCCGGTGACCGTGTGGCACCGGCTGCCCGACCCCGTATGCCCGGCGGGCCCCCGCGATTTGGCCGAACTCCTTCGACTGGTCCACGCCCTCCCCACCCCTCCTTTGGCACTGCCCCGCCGTGAACTGCTGGGCGGCGTGGAGCGCTGGCTGCGCCTGGCCGGCGACGCGATCGACCCGGCGGACGCGGCCTACCTCCGCGAACGGCGCGACGGCTTCGCGGCAGCCGCGACCGCCCTCACCCCCCACCTGCCGCCGGGGCCGATCCACGGCGACGCCCTCCCCCGCAACGTCCATGTCGGCCCGGACGGCCCCGTCCTCGTCGACCTGGAGACCTTCTCCGGCGACCTCCGCGAACACGACCTCGTGGTCATGGCCCTCTCCCACGACCGTTACGGCCTGCCGGCCGAGGACTATGACGCCTTCACGGCCACGTACGGCTGGGACGTACGCGCATGGGAGGGCTGCTCGGTGCTGCGCGGTGCCCGCGAGACGGCGAGCTGCGCGTGGGTCGCCCAGCACGCCCCGACCAACCCCAAGGCACTGGCCGAGTTCGAACGCCGCGTCGCCTCGCTGCGCGACGGGGACGAGACGGTCCGCTGGTATCCCTTCTGA